The nucleotide window TACCCTCGTTAACCTTAGGAATTCTTCTAAGTGGAATTTTTGAGCGTATTGTCCGGGTAAATCTCAAGCAAACGCTGAAGGCTGATTATGTGGAAGCTGCACGCGCTAGAGGGATTCAGGAACGGACGATTCTGCTGCGTCATGCATTGAAAAATGCTTTGATTCCGGTGATTACAGTAATGGGACTCACGTTTGCTTCGTTGCTAGGGGGTGCGGTGTTAACTGAAGTTACCTTTTCGTGGCCCGGATTAGCGAATCGATTATATGAAGCGATTCAGTCACGAGATTACCCGACGGTGCAGGGAATTATGGTATTTTTTGGCGCGATTGTGGTGATGGCGAGTATTGCGATTGATATTATCAATGCTTTAATTGACCCGCGTATTCGCTATTGATTATTCATTGTTTAGTAACCCCTGCCACGGCGATTAAAATCGCTGCTACACTTGCCAAAGCCACGGCGATTGAAATCGCTGCTACACAAACAAAGTCCGCCTGCGCGGACTGGGTTATAACGGGGGTAGCGTTCCCCGGATTTGGTATGACTTTGGTAGGTTGGGTTGAACGAAGTGAAACCCAACAGATTACAGATTCCAGCTAGCGTTTGTTGGGTTTCGTACCTTGACCCAACCTACCTCAATTTATTGACTCCAAAACCAGATGGCTAGTTGGCTATATTGGCTTTTGAGCTAATTTTTCTTTTGCTTTTTCGATTGCTGTTTCTTAAACAAAGCCCCAAATCCTAGCGCCATACTGGAACCCAGGATGGTGAGGGGTTCAGGAACAGCGTAGGTAACATCATCGATGGCACCACTACCAGGGAGATCAACTTCAAGACGGGTTACTTTGGTATTACTAAAACCGTCCACTGTAATAAACTCGTTATCTCCAGCGCCCACACTACTCAACGAGTCTACTAGAGTACTGCCGTTAAATGTTTCAAATATCGCTGGTCTTCTTTCATCACCATCCAGATAGACAAAACTCTTAAGAAAGATAGGCTCAGGAAAGGTAAATGTTATTAAACCACCACGCCGGCTGTCGTTTGGGCTAGCAGAATTGTTATTTTGACTGATAATTAGAACGTTGCCGAATTGGTTTCCAAAGAACAAGTCATCGTCATTACCTGTGCAGTTACTGTCGTCAATACCACCACCGCATGTGCTGTCAAAGATCATCAGCTCACGAGGTTGCCCACCTGTATTTCCCTGACCAGATACGTTGAGGGTGACGCCTTGAGCTGTCGTTGCTCCAGTCACTACAGCACCTTCACTAAATCCGGAAAAGTTAACAACAGCAGCCTGGGCGGGGTTAGCGTGGAGTGTCGCTAGACCCAACAAGGTACCAACACCAGCGATCGCAAGCTTCATTTTTTGGTACATTATAATACCTATTTTTGTAAAGACGTGTAAAGTTTTTCAACTTGAATAACAGCTTAACCTCGCTTTTAAACCTTTTGTGTAAAGTTTTCGTAAAGAAATTCAGTGTAAATACTCTATTTATTTAAAGTTTTTGTAAAGCTATCCGGCGTCTAAATTAGTTGTGAACTAACGATCCTTGCTAGACAAGGGTTTCAGTCCCATTTTTGTTCACGAATCATTTAGACTGGCTCAGGCGCTCTTTTGTCACTCTAGGAAAGCCAGGGGGATAAGGGAGACAAGGGGGATGCGAAAAAACTGGACAATTGCCAGGTAAGCTAGAGGTGATTGGTGATTTGGCGACTTGAACTCACGATCGCATGTCTCAGAAAAACGAAACGACTGTATTAGTTTTAGCCTTGCTGATTACCCTTGGTTTAGTTGGGGGCGGGGTTTGGTGGTTTAGCCGTGAGTCTGACTTAATCAACACAAACCGCCAGGTTAAGGTTAATCGTCAATCTCCTGAACAATCCCAACAGGTTAAAACCTTTGCCCAAGTGGAAGGTGTACCCGAAGGACTCTTCAGCTATGGAGGTAGCACGACTTGGGCACCCATCCGTGAAGTCGTAGACCCCGCCATTCAAACCGTGTGGCCCCAATTCCGATTGCGTTACACTGATCCGACAACAGGCGCACCCGGTTCGGGTACAGGGATTAAAATGCTGTTAAATAACCAATTGGCATTTTCCCAATCCTCGCGCCCCCTGAAACAAGAGGAATATGAACAAGCCCAGCAACGCGGCTTTACTCTCAAAGAAATTCCTATCGCTATTGATGGTATCGCTGTTGCGGTTAATCCTGACCTGCAAATTCCGGGTTTGACGATTACTCAGCTAAAAGATATTTATACGGGTAAGATTACCAACTGGAATCAAGTCGGGGGTACTGACTTACCGATCATCCCTTATTCCAGACGCCCAGAAGAAGGCGGTACAATTGAGTTTTTTATGGACAATATTTTAGAGGGAGAAGAGTTTGGGGCGACGGTTGAGTTTATCCGCACCACAACTCAAGCCCTGAGAGTGTTAGCGGATAATCCTGGCGGCATTTATTACGCCTCTGCACCTGAAGTTGTGCCTCAATGTACAATAAAATCTTTACCGATTGGACGCAAACCCGATGAACTGGTTCCTCCTTACCAGGAACCTTTTGTGCCGCTTTCCCAATGTCCCGGACAGCGCAATCAGCTTAATAAGCAGGCGTTTCAATCGGGAAGTTATCCAATTACTCGTCGATTATTTGTCATTGTTAAACAAAATGGTCAACTTGATGAACAAGCTGGGGAAGCGTATGCGCGATTGTTACTTGCGAATCAGGGTCAGGACTTAATTAGCCAAGCCGGATTTGTCAGGTTGCGCTGAGTTGAGTAGGGGAGATGGGGGAGATGGGGGAGTAAACGAATGACAAATGACCAATGACCAATGACCAATGACAAATGACCAATGACAAATGACCAATGACCAATGACAAATGACCAATGACAAATGACCAATGACAAATGACCAATGACCAATGACCAATGACCAATGACCAATGACCAATGACCAATGACTAATAATTATGTCACAGAAAAACGAAACTGGAACCCTTATTGCTGCGTTGATAATTACACTTGTTATATTAGCGGGTGGTTTTTGGTGGTTTACTCGTCAATCGGGTATGAATTTGGGAACATTGACAGGAGGCGAGAATAACTCGACTCAAAATCCATCCCCACCCACTCAACCTGCCAATCCGGGAACGCCATCCGCGAATCCCAATAGTGTTTTTCCGCCGCCTCAAACTGTCCCCAGTGGCACAATTGTTCGGATAGCAGGTTCGACGACTATGGTGCAAATTAATCAAGCCTTGAAACAAAGTTTTGAACAGCAGTTTCCTGGTACAACTGTGGAAACCCAAGCTGAAGGTTCAGATAAGGGGATTCTAGCGCTGTTAACCGGAAGTGTCGATATTGCGGCGATTTCTCGTCCTCTGACCTCCCAAGAACAGTCCCAAGGCTTAGTGGCTGTACCTGTAACCAAAGATGCGATCGCGATCGTGGTGGGTGAGGAAAATCCTTTTCAGCGAGGCTTAACTCAGGCGCAAGTTCAGCAAATTTTTCAAGGACAGATTACCAATTGGTCACAAGTCGGTGATGCTTCAAAACAGATTCGGGTGATTAATCGCCCTCCGGTTAGCGGAACTCATCAAGCGTTTCAAGAACTGGTACTTAATGGTGGGCAATTTGGTACAACACCTAATATTGTCACAATGCCGCAAGATGCAACCACTCCCATTTTGCGAGAATTGGGCAACAATGGAATTAGTTATGCCACCTACGCCCAGGTTGCGGATCAACAAACGGTGCGAATTGTACCTGTCGATGGGTTAACCCCAGAAGCGGCAAATTATCCCTATCAACGAGAACTTTACTACGTCTACAAACAGCCTGCAACGCCGCAGGTGCAAGCCTTTCTGGGTTATGTTGGTTCACCCCAAGGACAAGGTGCGATCGCGGCGACTAACCAGTAAGTTGTTGTGCTATGTTCTCCTATAGGAATTTCACGAGCTTTTGCTAATCCTTTCGATCAGACTATCAGGAAGTCCTAACTCAACGCTCATAGCGGAGAAAAAACTGAGATTCTCTGGGTGATTCACTAAATAATCAAAGAACTAATCTTGGTTATTTTTATATACCTGTTGCACAAATCGGATGCGCTCGATATGCTTACGTCTATCTTCGTACAGTTCGGGTCTATTCCACCCAAGATACTTAATCAGATTTTCAGCTTCTTTGTCATTTGGAGCGACCGCAATAAATTGCCCATTTTCATACTTTATCCGTTGATTTAGATCCGCAGAATATGGCTTTAGGATAGGTTCAAACGGCTCGATCTTACGGGGTTTATGCTGATTGATCCAATGCACCACAGTATACCAATTCCAGTAATTATCATTCTCTGTGCTTTTCAACCGAGCATCAAAATGTTCCACATCAACAGCATCTGTACTTTTGATATAGCGTTCGGAGTAGGCACAAAATCCCATCTGTTCGTTTAGCAGTTCTTGCCTTATCTTAGTTCTATCACTTTGATTTGAATACTGCCACTGATTAGAAATTATCTTTGACTGCGCTGACTTTCTCAGATATCTCATTTGGATGGAGCAAAGTTATAGGCGTTTCCGATTTCTAGATATTCAGCAATCAATTCCTGTTTGCGATTTATGTCGCTAGTTGAGTTAATTAATCGCTGTAGTTCCAGAAATCGTTCCCATTTTTGTAGTCCTTGTTTTCCGTAGATGCTGCGTACATGAAAATCTTTAATTAACAAATCATTGGGGTCATCTCCAATCGGAGTAACGCCCGATGTCGCCGTGACAAACCCTTGCTCATCAAAATCCAGGTGGATTCGCTCATAAGGTTCAAACTGAGCGGCGATAATTGGATTATGGGTAGCGACAAAGAACTGTGTGTTTTGGATAATTGAGAGATATTGCTCAATTAGGTCATAAAGCAGATCCGGATATAAACTATTTTCAGGTTCATCAACCAATAGAAAACCTCGCTCTATCTGACGTTGGAAGTACAATGTTTTAATATGCCCTAACTTGAATATATAGCTACGAATCCCACTACTGAGGCTGTTGTACGGTAAGGCTTGACTTGTACTCTTAACTTTCACATACGCCTGAAGATTTTCGTTGAGTTGTACAGGAATTCCTGCTTCTTCAATATCGAATTTTAGTCCTGGCTTGTCTAGTATTCGATTCCATAAGTTTCCAATTTCTTGGAGAATTTCTGGATGATTTTGGTTAAATTCTGCCTCAACATCTTCAATCGTTTTCTTTTTATTTTCAGGTTTCTTTAAGTGATCTAGGTAATCACTCTCCCGTTTTTTGACCAGATAAATTAATAGTTTCCAAAACTCTCCGGCAGTTTCCATAGATATAAAGTGATAAACTGGAAAATTTTGGAATAGCGTTAAAGCTTCGTTAAGTGTTGTTACAGGTAAATCTCCTTGCTGTAAAAGCAATGACCGATCGGCTGGTACATGAATAATTAAATCTCTCTTGCTGGTAAACGAGGGAATGGGCGGGCTGGAAATGTAGTGTTGTATGCAGAAGTTAGGTGGTACGGTTTTTTGGGTTGGATCAGTGACAAACCGATGCCATTCGTCAGTCTGTTCGACATCAGCATTATAGTAGACTATTGGAGTATCAAACCAACCAGAACCGCTATCGGGAGGATGGCAAGCAAAAAAATCTCCAGACGAGGCAGAAAATTTTACAGCGAAGAATGGCTGGTTTTCCAGTTTATTTGGCTGATTTTCATAACCATGAAACTTAAATGAGTTAATTACTTTTTCCAATAGCGTTGTTTTTCCCGTTCCATTCGTGCCAATAAAGCATATTTTATCTGGTGGTTTACCTGTCTTGGGGTTTACCAAATCCAACTGGAAATTATTGAACTGTTGAAAGCCCTTGATAATTATTTTACTTATTTTCATGGACTGGTTCTCAGGTTTAGGTTTGCAGGAATGAAGACAGCGCAACTACGAACTTTAGGCTAACAACTCATCGACGGCTATGCTAAACCCGGTTAGAACAACCTGCGTACTCACCACATCACCGGAACGAAATGCTAATGTCTGATTCTGAGTGATCACCAAAATCCAACGAGTCTCAGGAAACACTAACCAAACTTCTTGACAACCTGACTCTAAATACTCCGTCGCCTTGGCAAATAATTCCTCGGCTGTATCTGTGGGTGAGGCAATTTCGGCAATCAGAGGGGGGCTTTGGGGTAATACAGCCACATCACCATACTGATCGAGCAACTGGGATGTCAAATAAGATACATTTGGACGACGCCCCTGGCGCAATGTGCGACAAGGAAGTTCGACGAAAGGTTCACCGCCTTGTCCCGACTCGCTGATGTAATTTCCCCAGTAACGATCTAATCTCGATTGAATTCGACTATGTTTTATCGTCATTCCCGTTGTCTCAATCAATTGTCCATCCACCCACTCTGTATGATCGGGAGGATTAGCCATAAAGTCATCTAGAGAAAAATTATCAGTTAAATTTGCTGCTATAACCATTACTATATCCTCAACTATCTAGGTTTGATATGATAACAAATAACCGATTAGCTTGATTTTGAACTATCGTTATTAAAATCAACAGATTGCATGGGTAAGCAAATTAAATTATCCCCGTAGGTGCTAATCAATCCCTTTTTGCGTAATTTTCCCATTAAGCGAGTCACGGTGACACGAGTTGCACCAATCGCACTACCAATTTGCCCGTGAGTTAAAGGAAATGGCAAACAGTAGCCATCGGGTGTCGGTTCGCCAAATTCTTCAATGATTAGAGTAAGTAATCCGAAAAGGCGATCAATAGTTTTGCGTTGTCCTAATGTGCTTAACCATAGGAGTTTACGCTGATGTTGATAGTGGAACGCATTAAAAACCTCACGCCGGAAGTGGGGCCAATTGTCTAGCTCATGCCAATACATCCAGAGAACTGAGGTTTGGTCAATATGGGAGTAGGCGGACAGAGTAAAGGGCGATTGAACGACAATTTCAAACGGCTGACCTGCACTGACAAATCCTAAAAAGGCTTCTTCTAGAATTGGGGGTAATGATCCGTCTGTTGAGTCATGGGAGCTCAGTTGAGTGGTACCCATTAGGCGTACTGTGCCTCGCTGCACGAGATACAGCAACCCTGAACGAGTGGGAATTCGCTCATCTTTGTTAAACGTTCGATCGCGGTAGTGTTCCTGCGCCCAATCCAGAATCCGTTGCCAGGTTAAGAATGGTCGGGATGGGTCTGAGGTTGAGGGTTGGAAATTCATAGATCGATTAGGATGGAGATCCCATTTTTCTCTCAGTGTACATGGAGTTTAAAGTAGCTAAAAATACATTTAACTACCGAGTTTTTACGGTAAAGTCGTTCAGTAAAAATGTGAGTATCAAATCTCAGTTTCAACGACAGCTTTGGCAGGCAATTGATAGAATCAATACCTTACCCATAGCGGCTCAGTTGACACCGAATACTGTACCTTTACACCGTACCTCTATTTCTAATTATGTATGCTATCGGTCAGCGATCGCACTTAAGTTATCTTCGGCTTGGCAACAGACTCCCTTAGACATCGCTCATCAGCTTACCGAAGCTTTGCTAACGCTTTCTCAAGAGTCTGCTGATACGATTGGTATCAATTTTACCGTTGAAGTATTGCCTCCGGGCTGGATTCTTTTCCGACTTGGCGATCGCGCTTTGGCTACTTACTTACAAGAGTGCTTTAAAATACCCTATTTTCCATCAGTGTCCCCAAATGACTTAAACGATAAATTTCACCCAAAAGGAGGAAGAGGGAACCGAGAAAAATCTCAACACAATCAGCCGGATTCTGATCAGCTTTTTCCCATTCAATATGTTCATGCTCGTTGCTGTTCGCTTTTACGCCTAGCTGACGAACAGGGATTGATTGAGATCACCGATACAGGAGGGGGGGAAGATGGGGGAGATGGGGGAGATGGGGAAGATGGGGGAGCTGGGGAAGCTGGGGAAGCTGGGGAAGCTGGGGGAGCTGGGGAAGCTGGGGAAGCTGGGGAAGCTGGGGAAGCTGAGGGAGACAAGGAGGAATTGTTTTCAGTCACCACTCACCCATCCCCAATTACGATCATTTACCCAAATCCAATTCCTTGGCTCCAGGATGCAGGAGACTCCAATAGGGAGTCGGTAAGGCTACGTACAAACCATCCTGCTGAATGGGATTTGATTGTCCAGCTTTTTGATCTGTTAGACGTGATCAGTACTTCCGATTGTCAGCGTTGGGTTAAACAAGGATTGGCTGTCAGTGAGGCTTATGAGCAATTTTACAAATCCTGCCGAATTTGGGGAGAGGTGAAGATTCATGATTTGCCCTTGGCGCGGGCGAGATTGGGGTTAATCGGGGTTACACAGGTGGTGTTGCGATCGCTCCTGGAAAAATTGGGTGTATCTGCTCCTAGAGCGTTGTAGGTGCTGGGGAAGCTGGGGGAGATGAAGAATTGGGTATAGGTGAAAGGAAAGGTTTTTTTATTCTAGGAGCATAGAAAAACAACTTTTCTTACGAGGCGTGACATTTTCCACTTATTCCGGTATGATTCTGAATGTGTGAGGAGCGAACCAGCGAGGGAACCGAGACGAAACACGGACAGTCGTCGGTTCCCTTTCTGATCCAGCTAAACTTTACAAGATTAACGCTTCAATAGCTGTAGCTACGCCATCTTGTTCAACAGAGGGCGCTACCCATTGCGCGATCGCCTGAACTTCGAGAGGCGCATTGCCCATGGCGACGCCGAACCCGGCATAGTCCAGCATTTCAATATCGTTAAAGTTATCGCCAATTGCCATAACATTTTGGGCAGATAATCCCAGCAAGTTTTCGGCTAGGTAGCGCACGGCTTCTCCTTTGTTGACGAGGGGATTGGTTGCTTCAAAGAAGGTGGCGACGGATTTAGTCAGGTAAAGTTCGGCGGGGGTGTATTGCTGACGCAAGCGGCTAAATAATTGGTCGATAACCGTTGTATCTTGACAGAGGGCTAATACCTTGGTGGGTTCGTTGGTGAGTACCTGACGCAAGTCACCCACCGAGAGGGGTTGAATATCTGCCCGTTGAGCATAGCGCTGGGTTTCGGGGGTCATTTCCCGAACATACAATTGATCGTTGATATAGAAATGAACCGAAAGTTGCGATCGCAGCATGTCACTCTCAAAATAATCCAATAATTGTTCAGCCCTAGCACGGGAGACGGATAAATGGCGGTGAATTGTCTCTGTGGCGGGATCTTGAATCCATGCGCCTTGATACGCCAGAATCGGTAGGGTAGAACCAACCTGCCGATGGAAGCGTAAAGCAGAACAGTACATGCGTCCGGTTGCGATCGCGACTTGAATTCCCTTTGTTTGTACCCGACGAATGGCTTGCTTTACAGGTTCTGTAATCGTATTGGTTTCACCCGCGATCGTGCCATCAATATCCAGAACCAGTAATTGAATGTCCAGGCTATCTCGCTCTTGAGGTTCTAAGGATTGGGACATCTGTTTTATATCGATTATCTAGACAGGGCGATACCGGGGAAAACTCGGTAACTCAATTGATGACAATGACTTAATTTTTTTCGGGCGTCGTAGGGGATAAACCACAGGTGAGGGCCAATTGGGTTGGGGGAGAGTCACCTCATTCTCTTCATCCCATTCATCTTCAGTCTCTGATGTCTCTGCTGAGGAGAATCCGGATTCATCAACCGTTTCGGCTTCCCTTCCGGGTTCGAGCATCCAAGGGTTTGGCTCCTGAGTTAAATCGTATGCTACTTCTGATAATCCTGAAGCTTGCGCCAGGGAGTTCATTTCCGCCAGAAGTTGTCGCTCGGCTTCTAACTCCGCCGCCGTACTGCCTGAAATCGGAGTAACGGTTGAGTCAATTGGCGTTGTTGATGGGTGAGACTCTGTGGGTTCAGTAACGTCTTCGGTATCTGAAGCAGATGTCGCCAATAATGAATCAAGCTGGAGGGGACGATTCCAGAGGGGTTCAGTATCCGTTGAGGATTCGTCGGCGAGGAAATCCTGTTGAGTGGACCACGGTTGGATGGGTTGGGCTTTGGGGACAACACCGCCTACATCCCGTTTTGGACGGGTAGGTTGGGCTTCGCTTACCTGACGATTCGGCATTTCCAGGCATTTTTCCAGGGCGACTTTGAATTGTAAGGTTTGCTGTTGTTGTCGGTGTAAGCGGGTTTTCAGTTCTCGACAGGTATTAGCCGATTGCACTAATTGATGGGATTGTTCGTTATTCCGTTGCTGGGTGAGGGCGCATTCCCGTTCTAGTTGGGCGACTCGTTCTTGAGAGCTTTGTAGTTGCTCGGATAAGGTTTCAATCAGAATTTGCTGACGAGTTGCGGCTTGATGGGAGGATTCTAGGGTATGGAACAGACGAGTTAATTGCTCTTGCAGCGTGTTAAGTTCCTCGCCTTGGCGGACAATCAGACTATCCTGCTCTTGCGATCGCAGCATCTCGGCGTTTAAGGCGTCTTGTTTTTCATTCAGGGCGCCCTGAAGTTGAGCAATTTGTTCGAGCAAGCGGCGATTGCGCTGGCGCATTTTTTGAGCAAGGGCAAACCAATCCGCGTCTTTGTTGCGAGATTCTGCCAGGGTGGGAAGTGATTCAGGATCGCTAGGTTCTGCCTCAACGTTGAGTGGGGAGTCTAACTCGACGGTTTGGTCGATATCCACATCCGGCTGGGGTTTATCCTCATTCATGTCGGCTATCTGAAAGAGGTTGAGCAGCGTCTGAGATTCAGGATTCTCTGGCTCATCGGGAGTATGTTTAGCACTCTCATCGGTCCATTCACTGGACTCCGGGAGAGGCTCTTTATTAGGGGTGTCAGAATCACTCATTGCTCTTCATCCAGAGGGTCACAAATCAACCAAATTATCAATTATGGACTATGAATTTTAAGTTGTTATTGATATAAACCAGTATTTTGGATTTTAAGCTGGGGGATGGCTCAGAGCCAAGGTGAGTTAAGATTTCCTGGTTTTTGACTCCTTTCCAAAGTAAGACACAAAACTCGCCAGATTACAAATTGTGCTGGGAGAATTTAACAACCGCCTCACCAGAGTATGCAAAAGCATCGGAATAAATCCCCTCTACCCCTCTGCCTTCTGCTTTCTGCCCTCTGCCTTTGTTTTTTATGAATCCTTGACGAGGATGTCTACCAATAAATCTTGATGCATCAACGCCCGATCGACTAAGGATTGGATTTGATCGCGGCTAAGAGGATTACCATTGGCATAGTAATCGATCCAGGTATGCGCGATCGCGTTTGAGTCATCGGGTATGTCGGTTAACCTCCATCCCGGCAAGTCGAGTTCTGCCATTAGGGAATCAACCTTCGGGTCATAGCTTAAGGCAAAACAGCGACAGTCTTGGGCTGCTGCCATAATCAGACTGTGGTAGCGCATCCCAATTGCCATTTCTACTCCCCGAAACAATCCTTTTAATTGTTGGGGTTCATCGAGCTGGAAAATCTGATGGGTATCCGGAAGCTGGGAGGCAATGGATTGGGCGATGCTCAGATCTTGAGATGCCTGAAATGGCACAAGTAGTATACAGGTTTTGGTGGCTTCTTGAAAGGCGATCAGAGCTTGGGTAAGGTTGGCGAGACGCTCTTGGGTAAGATGGGGGTGCGATCGCAAGGTGACGGCGACTCTGGGTGCTTTTAAGTCCCATAATCCGGGGACTGGGGTTGAGTCTAATGCCCAGACTGGATCAGGAG belongs to Coleofasciculus chthonoplastes PCC 7420 and includes:
- a CDS encoding Uma2 family endonuclease; this translates as MVIAANLTDNFSLDDFMANPPDHTEWVDGQLIETTGMTIKHSRIQSRLDRYWGNYISESGQGGEPFVELPCRTLRQGRRPNVSYLTSQLLDQYGDVAVLPQSPPLIAEIASPTDTAEELFAKATEYLESGCQEVWLVFPETRWILVITQNQTLAFRSGDVVSTQVVLTGFSIAVDELLA
- a CDS encoding DALR anticodon-binding domain-containing protein, with translation MSIKSQFQRQLWQAIDRINTLPIAAQLTPNTVPLHRTSISNYVCYRSAIALKLSSAWQQTPLDIAHQLTEALLTLSQESADTIGINFTVEVLPPGWILFRLGDRALATYLQECFKIPYFPSVSPNDLNDKFHPKGGRGNREKSQHNQPDSDQLFPIQYVHARCCSLLRLADEQGLIEITDTGGGEDGGDGGDGEDGGAGEAGEAGEAGGAGEAGEAGEAGEAEGDKEELFSVTTHPSPITIIYPNPIPWLQDAGDSNRESVRLRTNHPAEWDLIVQLFDLLDVISTSDCQRWVKQGLAVSEAYEQFYKSCRIWGEVKIHDLPLARARLGLIGVTQVVLRSLLEKLGVSAPRAL
- a CDS encoding AAA family ATPase, whose amino-acid sequence is MKISKIIIKGFQQFNNFQLDLVNPKTGKPPDKICFIGTNGTGKTTLLEKVINSFKFHGYENQPNKLENQPFFAVKFSASSGDFFACHPPDSGSGWFDTPIVYYNADVEQTDEWHRFVTDPTQKTVPPNFCIQHYISSPPIPSFTSKRDLIIHVPADRSLLLQQGDLPVTTLNEALTLFQNFPVYHFISMETAGEFWKLLIYLVKKRESDYLDHLKKPENKKKTIEDVEAEFNQNHPEILQEIGNLWNRILDKPGLKFDIEEAGIPVQLNENLQAYVKVKSTSQALPYNSLSSGIRSYIFKLGHIKTLYFQRQIERGFLLVDEPENSLYPDLLYDLIEQYLSIIQNTQFFVATHNPIIAAQFEPYERIHLDFDEQGFVTATSGVTPIGDDPNDLLIKDFHVRSIYGKQGLQKWERFLELQRLINSTSDINRKQELIAEYLEIGNAYNFAPSK
- a CDS encoding PstS family phosphate ABC transporter substrate-binding protein; this encodes MSQKNETTVLVLALLITLGLVGGGVWWFSRESDLINTNRQVKVNRQSPEQSQQVKTFAQVEGVPEGLFSYGGSTTWAPIREVVDPAIQTVWPQFRLRYTDPTTGAPGSGTGIKMLLNNQLAFSQSSRPLKQEEYEQAQQRGFTLKEIPIAIDGIAVAVNPDLQIPGLTITQLKDIYTGKITNWNQVGGTDLPIIPYSRRPEEGGTIEFFMDNILEGEEFGATVEFIRTTTQALRVLADNPGGIYYASAPEVVPQCTIKSLPIGRKPDELVPPYQEPFVPLSQCPGQRNQLNKQAFQSGSYPITRRLFVIVKQNGQLDEQAGEAYARLLLANQGQDLISQAGFVRLR
- a CDS encoding phosphate ABC transporter substrate-binding protein, translating into MSQKNETGTLIAALIITLVILAGGFWWFTRQSGMNLGTLTGGENNSTQNPSPPTQPANPGTPSANPNSVFPPPQTVPSGTIVRIAGSTTMVQINQALKQSFEQQFPGTTVETQAEGSDKGILALLTGSVDIAAISRPLTSQEQSQGLVAVPVTKDAIAIVVGEENPFQRGLTQAQVQQIFQGQITNWSQVGDASKQIRVINRPPVSGTHQAFQELVLNGGQFGTTPNIVTMPQDATTPILRELGNNGISYATYAQVADQQTVRIVPVDGLTPEAANYPYQRELYYVYKQPATPQVQAFLGYVGSPQGQGAIAATNQ
- the csaB gene encoding polysaccharide pyruvyl transferase CsaB: MGQKRAIVCGYYGKGNGGDEALLASLLQMLPKSITPLVLSGNPNQTRKRYGVETCDRTSAFRVLQAFNQADSFIWGGGSLIQDATSAMSPVYYSGLMGLAQQRGLKTIAWAQGIGPLQRPLTRWMARQCFQGCTGVSVRDRTSAALLADWQVPFRVAPDPVWALDSTPVPGLWDLKAPRVAVTLRSHPHLTQERLANLTQALIAFQEATKTCILLVPFQASQDLSIAQSIASQLPDTHQIFQLDEPQQLKGLFRGVEMAIGMRYHSLIMAAAQDCRCFALSYDPKVDSLMAELDLPGWRLTDIPDDSNAIAHTWIDYYANGNPLSRDQIQSLVDRALMHQDLLVDILVKDS
- a CDS encoding PEP-CTERM sorting domain-containing protein, whose protein sequence is MYQKMKLAIAGVGTLLGLATLHANPAQAAVVNFSGFSEGAVVTGATTAQGVTLNVSGQGNTGGQPRELMIFDSTCGGGIDDSNCTGNDDDLFFGNQFGNVLIISQNNNSASPNDSRRGGLITFTFPEPIFLKSFVYLDGDERRPAIFETFNGSTLVDSLSSVGAGDNEFITVDGFSNTKVTRLEVDLPGSGAIDDVTYAVPEPLTILGSSMALGFGALFKKQQSKKQKKN
- a CDS encoding Cof-type HAD-IIB family hydrolase; this encodes MSQSLEPQERDSLDIQLLVLDIDGTIAGETNTITEPVKQAIRRVQTKGIQVAIATGRMYCSALRFHRQVGSTLPILAYQGAWIQDPATETIHRHLSVSRARAEQLLDYFESDMLRSQLSVHFYINDQLYVREMTPETQRYAQRADIQPLSVGDLRQVLTNEPTKVLALCQDTTVIDQLFSRLRQQYTPAELYLTKSVATFFEATNPLVNKGEAVRYLAENLLGLSAQNVMAIGDNFNDIEMLDYAGFGVAMGNAPLEVQAIAQWVAPSVEQDGVATAIEALIL
- a CDS encoding Crp/Fnr family transcriptional regulator, with product MNFQPSTSDPSRPFLTWQRILDWAQEHYRDRTFNKDERIPTRSGLLYLVQRGTVRLMGTTQLSSHDSTDGSLPPILEEAFLGFVSAGQPFEIVVQSPFTLSAYSHIDQTSVLWMYWHELDNWPHFRREVFNAFHYQHQRKLLWLSTLGQRKTIDRLFGLLTLIIEEFGEPTPDGYCLPFPLTHGQIGSAIGATRVTVTRLMGKLRKKGLISTYGDNLICLPMQSVDFNNDSSKSS